TATATTTCGCCATTTTCCAATAATCCAAAATATTGGTATTGAAGGGAAGCCTTTCTTCAAATTGCAATGATTCTAGGGCTTCCCTGACCCATTGACAGTCGACATTATTTAAAGTAGCTAAATGATTAGTTGAGATCGTTGCCATATTACTTGTGGCTGCTATATTGTTCTCCAGTTTTGTATAGCGATCGGAGTGTTTTGAACACGAAGTAACGATATTTTCATTTTCCTGTATacgttttaatttattgaatatttgcaGTAATTGAGTctgttaaagaaaatatatttttatttcaagaaTTATTTATTGCAAgtcacaaaatatgtatgtacttactaCTGCCATTTCTTTTTGCTGATCATTCAAGTGCATCGTTGCTATATAACAAAATCGTGGATCCAAATATAAGGCAGCCAAAAATgtggtatttttaaataaatctcttTTACGATTACCCATTGCTTCCAGCAAATACAAAGCCAATTCATTACTAACCGACAACTCTTCCAATTCAATCTCACACAGCAACCATTCCCTGTAGAGATCTCCCATTATAAAGTGATTATTAGATTGTAGCATAAGGGCAATATCGACAATTGGCCTAAAactttcttcaaactttgtggcAAAGTTCCAATCTACTTCTACCAACAATGAACTATTACTTTCGATTTTCTCGCGTACATTTAGTAAAGATTTAATCATATCGTATATGGAAAACCAACTGATGTTGTTGTCAAGCATAGGCAGGGGTTTTATATTTAACTGAGACATTTGCAGGAATAGACTCTTGGCGGAATCTCGACTCTGACTGATATTTTCATTTAACTGTTTTATTATATCACAAGCTACAAAATGTATAGCATGGCCGGGAAATTGTTCACACAAATGTTGACAATATTCACTAGTTAGGGTATGAACATTTGCTTCATCAtctctttctttttttattgtggaattttCTGTATTATCCTCCTTAAGTTTAAGAGATTCTTTGATATTATTAGCATTGTCTTTTGTTATGGAATATACCCGACTAATATCTATTTTATAAGATTCCAAAGTTTCTAATACCTTTTCCTTTAGATAAGTGGCTAAATGATCATTTTGTAATTCCAGAGCTCTTAGTGTAAATACTTTAATTTCGAAATCTTTAATAAATTGAATGTTTATCAACATTAAATTGCTTTCCTTGTTACTAGCAATGTCAAGTTTAAGATATATTAATCTATTGGCTACAATTTCAGTTATTTTCTGACGTAGTTGACGGTCCATTTTGTCCATGTGTTCACCAATTGTTTGCGAACTATATTGAAGCTTAACATTTTGTTTCGAAGACTCCAGAGCCACTTGAAAAGTGTTTCCTTcttgaaaatttcttaaagGTATATTGAGTTCTGCTTTTATTTCTACAACACATTTTAACAACTCATCTTGATGACATGAGTCCATTGAAGTCATTTGAACATTATTTATGTACGAATTATAGTTGGTATCTCGTTGTAGTTCCGTATTAGTATTCGGAATTTCATTGTTTTTatcatttagtttaatttttttgtgggtGGGGTTGTTTTCTGGCAGTTGTTCTTCGATTATTGGTTTATCATTTTgtagttttgatttatttttcctAGATATTAGTACACCTTCaattaacgaatttatttcTACTTCTTCTTCAGTTGTATTGGCTACTATAACCGTTTTGCTGTTATTTAAAACCTTATCCTGAGAAACACTTTTCGGTTTTAGAGAAATCTCATTAAGTTGAACCTCCTTTGAAGTGTTAGTAATCGTATTGCTGTTGAAACCACTATTTTTCCTGCCTTTTAATGATGTTGGTATAATGTTTGTATTGTCGGGTTTTGCCAAAGCATAGGAGTTTTCGTTTTTatctattttaataattaatgatGCAGTTCGCTTGTTTTCATCGGGTGTTAGGGGCAATTTAGCTTCATCTTCCTCTTTATATCTCCTTGATTTTCTCTTCGacctttttttattcgaatttgCATCTAGCTTAATATTGTGTATTTGCTCGTAGTGTCTTTTTATATTTcccataacattttttaacttcTTTTCACAGAGCAAACATTTAGCATAGTTGTTATCATTTAAAATCTTTACCACTTTTTTTGGATCATATATTTTAAAGCGACCCATTGCTGATGCTTCTCCGGATACTACTTAAAAACCActttactttaatatttatttgattaaatttgttggtaaagaattaaatatttaaagataataCTATTTAGACTATTAGCTAGTTCCGGTAAAAAGTTTTTCCATAACTTTTTTATTAGATTGTTTCTTTCAGTatcttttttctaaaatttaaacatttttatttaatttataagaatttgttgtttgttttgattGAACAGCTGTTTGACATGTGTCAACTGTACAATGCCGCTAACATTAAACGGGGACATTTTGTCCCAAAACAAttaatggggaaaatgtttaataacataatttcaatttatgttTCCAAGATGTCGGACTCTAACActgcagccacacgatcaagtttttcttgatagtcttttacatatactgtttgtcaaaatttataaaaattgaaagcggtgacgtaggcagcacgcaacttgaaaacaattttagtacaaattggacataaaaatgtaatcagctgttttcttgaatgaaaaattgaacaccaacttgaatgtgaaattgaatgcaagttcgtttcaattcttaaaagtgtgagtgtattagtaaaaaagtgtgagtgtattaaaacttgaaaggcaaaacttgatcgtgtaacccccaagtaacgttaaattttttttttccatttttatgttttctaaaagcatataaaataataataaattgttttttagcaccaaaaatatataaatatcgtCTCCCATGGTTCTAccataaaatgcaaaacaacgtatcatcaaaaaattcgaatttattttATGCCCCTATTTTGGAGATTTTATGCACCTGGTTTGAAGATTCCAGTAGATCGCAAAATACGCTATCAAAATTACATCGTAGGAAGCTAAGGAGAAGAATGGTTATTTAATTGATTCAGCGCATCTTCGCATcatgtaataaaaaatacaagtaagagggctatattcggctgagccaaatcttatatacgcttcaccaaattatacttcaaaaaattttaaaaatttttatttaaacaaaatttatttttttgcagtttttttcattttttggaaaaaaaattttggaattgtttttttaaatttaaaaattttttttttttttttttaaatttttttttttaatatttagcgaaaaaaacttttggtgaaaaaaaatggcgttaaaatattttgacccattgtaggtccaacaactggttttatacacgtcattgcaaaggtctttgaaatatctatcattagatatcaatattgtctatattaatgacttagtaatccagatataggtcaaaaatcgaggttgtcctggttttttcctcatatattagccatttgtggaccgattttgctgattttaaatagcaaatttctcgaaagcatgtctgacagaattattgaagatttggatcccaaagatatctggggtcttcagaaaattgatttcaacagacagacagctgAGTTACTAAAAAGGTCAGACAGTTTTTGTTACGTTCCCATTGTTCTGTCAATAtcataataatacaaataatttagtttgttttccaTTATGTTCTTAGTATACCCTTCACTTTGTGTGACAAtggtttatataagtttgtcattccgtttgtaatttctacatttttcatttgcgaccctataaaatacatatcacagattattacagatatgaaacaaatgacagttgtcaaaaaagtaatatttaacTGTTTGGttataatttatatacttaatgtTGTTTAAAGGTTTGAGCTGTCAAATTATCTTGTgtttgttgcggcgaatgctacaacaaacgtaaaagtaacaaaaacaacaggcaaactttgacagctgaaaccacataaacaaaaacaaattgcatgtggtttttgtaaatgttgtacttgttgtagaatcaacaccacctggtatataaattcgccttggctatagccatgtccgtctgtctttcaTACATGAtcgatacatcaatatatccgctatagtccaacataggttgatatttaaaatcgacccaTAAATGACAccaacatttattttatcaacatttgttcccggaaaaattttaacgacctatttttttcaccataaaaatgttttctctGTATATGGCGAAAATCGAATATGcttaatatacaaatattttttttacttgattttttaaGCCTgactaaaaactttttcaacccaattatgaataaaaatttcccgggagtttttccccttttctcatttttccattcaaattcaatgggaaaaaactcccgggggaCAAACTctcgcggaattttttattcataattgggttgATAAAGTTTTTAGTCAggcttaaaaaaacaagtaaaaaaatatttgtgtatggGAAAAGAACTTGCGATCAAGAAcaaaaaatagaatttcatttaacaaaaaacgataaatatgtatttgtttttatacgtttttaaaaaaatattgcttacAAATGCTTTAATTTCACACATAACTTAAAACTATagtataattttattcgaatttgGCTTCTTACAAACTGTTGAGCTCAGCTAGCTGCACGCttatcaataccaaacaaaatcTAACACAATCAAGAGTTCAGAGTTCAGTATGTTTAAATATAGTCTTCTCTatgttttcttgtattttttcaACTTTACGCGATTGTTTTTTAATAGTGTCTTCCATATCTTCAAAACGATTTGATTTGTCTTTGtgtttttcgtttttatatttttccttttgtaAAGCATGCTCAGCATGCAAGTGACGCAACTTAAGAAGACGCGACTCAAAGTGATGTAGCTCACTTTTAATGGATGACAATTCGTTATCAGTAAAATTACTGGCCTGAGCCACACGCCATAAGCCTTGTACTTTAGGTTCTATGAAATCTTGACTATGCGGGCCGGCAGAGACTAAGCGCTCCAAACGATCGTAGTGATCTTTAAGACCGCGATGGTGATCACGCACTTCATTTATGTGATTTTCATATTTCTTAGCTGTGGTTGTTGGAGTTTCAATTTCATTGTCGTTGGGATCACTTGgaatcatattaaaattttccaattcgTCTTCATTAATGGCATCTATTTGGGAATGATGGTCAGTAATTTATTAATCAGTTAAAATAGTTAGTTGCTAAACTTACTTTCATGCTTATTAACATCCACTTGTGATCCTATGTTTTCCAACAAACTGTAATAAACATCAACCTTATCTTGATGATGTTCAAATTCCTGTTTTAATGAGTTTAACTCCTCTGCAGTGAAGCCTGAAACTTCAGCTTTTTCCCATAACTTGTTTAATTTCTTATCTTTGAAAAGACTCTTATTGATATGACGTTCTTCGGGATCGTGGAATTTTTTATAGGGCTTTACCTTATCCTTATCTTCAGTCTCCTCAAAATGTTCCAATAAATCGTAGGAGCTCATTATACCAATCAATTTACGTCTTAGTTCATTTTCCTTAAGACCATCTTTGTCTTTATGCTGAGAATTCAATTGTTTCCAGGTAATTTCTTCTTTATCATGTATTTTCAGTTCCATATACAAGGATTTCAATTTAGGTTCTGTCAACCTCTGcaaatagttttctttttttattcaaGTAATTTATGAATtccatttattaatattaacttACATTTTGTGCCTTAGCCCATACTAAGTTCAATTTAGCCATACGAAATGGTCTTTGCAGAGTCCGGAAATCGGGATCATAGGTTTCAGATTTCACTTGTTCGAAATGCGGGTCATTTGCttctttggaatatttttttgcttttttatcgGCAAATGTGCACGAACACAGCAACAAAACAGCGATTATACACAAGtttagtttaaacatttttactaaatgaaaatttgtgtgtataataaatacattaactttttattaattctaaTGGAATCCGGCGATTGtagacaataaaaaaaaatctaataatacCGCTGACATGTAAATTACACGTATTGGCGGTGTTCATTAATAGTGTTGCCAGAAAGTAATAGAGTTCTCTTTTTTTCCCgcataattaatttcaaaacatcTAGATTATGGGAAAATCGCTCAATTGTCATGACTGTAAGTTTGAAAGAGAACAGTATTgccaataaaatacattttattccaACAAATGTATTTCAAAGATCGCTTTGAAAAGTATACATTTTCTTTAGCGCCTAAAACAATTGACTCGCATGGACTACCGATGCGAATGTGATGTAGGTCACCTATGTATGTGCAAATTTGAATGAGCACCGAAAGCTACTGATACACCTGTGAAGGATTATAATTCTTTGCATAATTTTTATGATGTCGACAAATTTAGAGGGATTATGATTTTTACTGATGTGGAACTTTTTTTTGTCACTTAATACGTAAGACCGAATGTGAAGCTATAGATATTGTATCGAAAAGTCCGTTGAGTAGTTATGGCTTTATGGTAGGTATCTTCAGATGGCATATAAGAATCCTGGTAAGTTGGTAAATAACCAACTGAAAATTCTGTTTAGCTTTCTTGACTTTGACAAGGAATCTAGTGCCGGACTTAAGAAGACCTTGCAAAGGGGAACATTCCTTTCTATTTATGAAGTGTCTACAGATAATTGGAACCCAAAACCAATTTATCAGATATCTATACTTTTACCAACCAACCTAAATCGAGATATTTCTaccaattgaaaaaattacaaccatttttgctagaaaaagccgaaatggcaacactgaagatgaagtttttatCCAGCTTTTTCACACACAGTAAATAAAACAGTCGGTCGATTTTGTTGTGTACGGTGTGGTGtggtttattttttacaataattccttaaaacataaaaaaaataaataatattaaagtgTTTAGTGTTACATTCTAAAAGTTATTATAACTTTATTTATCCAAcggttttttaattgttattataaGTGAAAAATGGCTACGTTACCGCCACGTAAAAATCCAACACCAACTCGTATATCTAAACAACATTTAACGCCTCTACAAACTTTACTTCAAATGGGCTTCCAAAAACACAGAGCGTAAGTTTGGTTTATTACggaatttagttaatttcttcaGTTGCtgttagtatttttaaaaaaatctgtatgaaaagttaaataaaatatcaaattggGTTGGTTTGTTATTGATTTTCTTCGGTGCATTGTTGAAGCTTCTTCATTGTAAGTGTCATTCACCTTTGATTGATAGCTGTTATTGGGGTAGGGAAGTATTGCCAAATAGTGAAggtattaaattgcaaaaaatagaattggactttttttaataaaaataatgaatttgcttttatttgaagtgaattagttatttaataaataaaaaaatatatattaggaATGAagtattataaactaaattgcTTTAATTTAAGATGTTATAAACCCGCATAACTTTAAATTGACCTTCTggtaaaaatttggtattgattCACAGTGGCGCCCTTAAACTAGTTTTTAGCTCCAATTTTACTCAAATTTCTGAATTCTTTTAAAGACTACACGTTTaaagtttcctttttttaatatttcagagAAAAAGCTTTAGCATCTACTGGTAATCGTGGAGTACAAATTGCCTCCGATTGGCTGCTGGCTCATGTTAACGATAATACTTTAGATGAGTGTACACCGCGTGAATATATATTATATGCCTGTCCAACAGGACCATTTCTACAACAACTTGAAGAATTTTGGTCAAAATCAAGACAAGTGTGCGGCTGGAATGGTGCACACAATTATGTGCCACATATTACTTTAGTATCAttttttaaggtaaattttaattttccctctccaaaaaaagacaatttaataatatggcatttatttttcaaacaggCTCCAGACGAATGTTCGCTGCAACTTTCAAAGGCTTTAAAGCAAGTAGTTGATATGACTGGAGCACTGTTAGATCGTCCCATCAAACTAGAATTGTATATGAGTCAAAATTTTATGGGCTTCTTTGTGGCGGAAGATGATGCTAATTATTTGAAACGTTTGGCTTTGCAATACGTCAAGGAAGTGTCAAACTCAAGTATGTGTTCTTGATTGGTTCTACATATTAATATGTTAAACTCTGTGGAAAGGTTTTTAAGCGGGTGCGTTTTTAATGGTTTCTTCTTATTGttctttcttttttcattttattcctattatatTGCTGATCAAATGGATGTGATtttatttgtgttgtttttttaacattattatactaattttcttttaacattgGCTTAACgtttaatgacatagtaattaGTGATACTTATGAGCAACTTGATGCCATAGTGGCTTGTTTTCCTTGGTGTGGTGCTGTTTCATCGGGTAATCGTTGTATACCGCGTAGCAGTCGCTGTAAGCTAAttctatttgagttttttttttttgtgtataacttTTCCTTAACACACGGTCATTATCAAAAGGCTTTTactcaaattttatttacttttatatacacatagattacatttttaatggctgtataatttatgtttgttttagaagtatagattttattcatttaGTTATATTGTTAATAACTATTGTAAATTCGATTGCAATATATGACTTGCAGTACAATACAGTTATCTTTTTCTTATCAgtttaattgttattatttagtCATTGTGCTCATATATCGCCTATCTTCAAAATATTTAGTGCAAATTATTTCAAAGAATATGGTTTTTAATAAGTTTGACATTGTGTTCATATATCTTCTTTCTATCAAAGTGTTTagtacaaacaaaataatttaatcgcttaatttattaattaattgagAACGTTAACATATTGAAATTGTAAGTTATTTCCTAAAGGGATATCACTATATACTATATTTTTAAGTGTACTAtcactcttttttaaaaattaaaattaaaaatcaagttTGTCGCtaagaaatttacaaaattattttattcaggGAACAGGATGATAGTGAcacgaaattaaaaaatatatattacgtGATTTAAAAAATGATCATTAGGCATGTTCTGAAAATCAAAAATGATGTGATTTTAAACCGTTtgctaatttttgtaaatacttgGTTGTGAACTTTGCAATAGTctgattaaataaattatttgaaaattatcttATAAAGAAATCATAAAAGTTAAACATGTTTAAAGACCCCATTTTTGAatcaaatttcttatgaaaatatccttTACTGGCAAGatgttcgttttttaatttcggtttcACATGTATAAGAAACTCACACATAGACGGTGCCCGCGGGCGTACTGCTGGAGACCAATGTTGTAAATGCATAAATGCCAACAagtttttaaacagtttttctttttgtgaCTTCGGATATAAAATCACaccaaaaaatactaaaatgagTGATTTACAGAACAGTCACAAATCATCCGTGTGATTTAAAAACGATTAGTGATTTGGAATAACGTGAATTTCAGATTATATtattttctgacaaaaaaatattaaaatgctaTCTATCTATGTGCAATTCTGCACAGTATTCTTCCCTAAAATAAGCATCAGATATATTTTGAGAAACATTTAATTTCCTGTTAAAGATTACGGGTTTTGCTGAAAAACTGTTGTGTGAAAAGGGCATTttgtgtgtaaataaatttgtttgtaaaaagcGTTTTTATGGAAAACATGATAGGTGGCGGTTTTTTGGTCTAAATTTTTAGACAGATTTatcttattttcaattttcataaTCTAGAGAAAATATCAGATAATTATATGAAGTTAAAATGCAGTTTTCTATTGTTTATACAAagagaaataaattaatttataaaaatttacatttctttttaaatatgtcTCCCGGACTTTTTCCATACctgggaaatattaaaaaaacatctgTTCATTTCCGTGAATTTTTGAATACATACTAAATTAATCAACACAAccagtaatattttttaaatatttttagctaaacaaaatttaaatttttttttataaaaaagttttttaaatttttttcttttcgaaattgttttttaattttttaaaatttttttttggaaaaataatttatgacaaaaaaaattttgatgaaaaaaaattggggttaaaaaatatttttcccgattttaacccattttatgtccaacttactatagctttatatacatcgttgcaatggactttaaaatatctatcattagatatccatattgtctatattaatgacttattaatccagatatagatcaaaaataagccaaaaatcgaggttttcccggtttcATGTCCGTGTTCGtcagtccgtctgtatgttgaaatcaactttccgtagcccccaaataactgattcatacatcaatatatcgggaattcttccggctcggttgctatttaaaatcgacaaaatcggctcacaaatggctgagatataaggaaaaaaccgggacaaactcgatttttggcctacttttgatctacatatatctggattagtatgtcattaatatagacaatatggatttctaatgatagatatttcaaagtccaatgcaacgatgtatattaggctatagtaagttggacctacaataggtcaaaatcgggaaaaatattttttaacccgaatttttttttcatcaaaaaattttttttcaaaaatttatttttcaaaaaaaaaaaattttaaaaactaataaaaaaatttaaaaaaaaatttaaaaaaaaaatttggaaaaaactttttaaaaaaattaaaaaacaatttggaaaaaaaattttaattttgtttaattaaaaatattttttttttaaatatttttaatttttaatatttttttaaaaaatattttgaagtataatttggtgaagggtatataagattcggcacagccgaatatagatctcttacttgtttttattttaactgtTTTAACTGTTAAGCGTTCAAAGCTATGTGGCTTGTTCACATAAATGCGAGACTCCAAATAAGCGTGAAGAAGTCAAATCAGGAAAAATGCCAAGTTTAccaaattttcgattttaataaactaattaatttaactaaaatattcaGAAATTTTTTACAGACCTTTTATAGATCTTTCctataaactaatttttcataaaaagatGTCTCTCAttaattaaatgcaaaaattggGTTTTGATAGAAAAATTATAGCTTATAAGTGGATTCCtcttatttttactaaaaatactatTGCAAAAGctgttaaaaagtatattttttgtgatttaactaaaaaagttttttttttaaataaatttgtgtttgTATAGCAATATAAGACAAATTCGGCTGTTAGTTGCATCAAATATTATTGAAAGAAATACAAATTCGGTATATAACTTTATTAGTAAGATGTGTTAGAATactaaagttaaaaaattaaagttcaaATTTGTTGAACAGTGTTATTAGCCTTATTTAACACACAActctttatattttgttgttactACATTCATACATAGCTACTCTACTATGCCATTCCATTCTACACTATACTATAGATTGTTGTATACTTCTTCATACTCTACAATTTGCTTATGATTTCCTAACATtgcatttttagttttagtagcaattataatatttaaagagCAAACACATCAATTGCTCtaacatttcatattttttttttattattattattaatatagtGTAGTACTATATAGTATTTAAAAAGTATAAttgtgtatacatacatatcatgaatctattttaaatagtttgACTAATATAATATACTATTTTTGTCACTATGTTTTCTTATTGTTTGTTCTTttcttttcatataaaaataactgAACATCAAAACATaattaatcaattaaaataaaacgaattgaatcaaaatcgaaaaataacaatatatagCGATTTCTTTGGAACCTCATGTGAAATCATTGCACCTGACTTTAGCGTATCAATTTCCGCAGAATCAATTTAATGCACTGAAAACATTAGTGGAATCACTAGATGCATCATGTGCCTCCAATTGGGAGCTACGTTTATATTCGCGTGATCCCAGATTGGCTACAAAACAAGTACATATTACTCTTTTTACCCCTATACATAGTTATAAATAGAAAATCCTTTCTTTTTTTGTTcctaaatttgttattgtttccaAACAATGACATTTGGCCAATTTAACCTTAACCCAGTAaagttttctcattttttttatttgttgtatttctgtttaaattgtttttgtacaagTACTAAATGTGTGTGTACTCtaatttgtttcctttttattCTCTTTTTGCGTACGTCTGTGTTTATGTGGCAGGTGCAAAAAGTTGTTTATCCACATAGTCCACATgaaattgatgagttggaactACGCATTGGAGATTACATCTATTTGAATAGTGACGCCGTTGATAATTCATCAGACGGCTGGGCTGAAGGTATATCTTGGTTGACCGGTGCCCATGGTCATTTACCCGTTAACTATACCGAACGTACAGCTGAATCAGATGCTTGGACATTACATCGTGTTGTGCAATTGTCAAAATCAATAACACCTTCATTAACATCAGCCGAAGAGTGTGATATGGTCGATGGTCGTAGCATTTCAACAGAAACAGAAGAACACCAACAATCACGCCATCATCGCGATTTGCCACACAGTAAGTTTTATTTTGGCTAATAAAAGACAAGGGAAACTAACTCAACTATTCGTACTTTCCTTAGTTGGTTTACATTCAGCAGACTTAATTGAGGGCTCCTCCTTTAATGAGGACTCTGagcaaagtgttgaaaaatatttacgcaaaaCCTTGAAACCCTGTCTGGATTTACATTCCCTCAACAATCACCATCATCTCAATCAACAACAGTCGACACCACTTATTGAAATTACACCGAATAGCATGTCGACTCCGAATGCTAGTGACATTAAAGTGGAGCCCATACAATCGGCTGCTCCCAAGGCCGATGATACTCTGAGTCAACACTCAGCGGAAAATTCTGTATCATTATCGGCGAAAAATCGTCGTGTCTATATTATGCGTCATGGCGAAAGGGTCGATTTTACATTTGGCACTTGGATACCATATTGTTTTGATGAGTTTAACAACTATATGAGAAAGGATTTAAATATGCCAAAAGCACTGCCAAAAAG
The nucleotide sequence above comes from Calliphora vicina chromosome 1, idCalVici1.1, whole genome shotgun sequence. Encoded proteins:
- the Epp gene encoding ecdysteroid-phosphate phosphatase isoform X2, which translates into the protein MATLPPRKNPTPTRISKQHLTPLQTLLQMGFQKHRAEKALASTGNRGVQIASDWLLAHVNDNTLDECTPREYILYACPTGPFLQQLEEFWSKSRQVCGWNGAHNYVPHITLVSFFKAPDECSLQLSKALKQVVDMTGALLDRPIKLELYMSQNFMGFFVAEDDANYLKRLALQYVKEVSNSTISLEPHVKSLHLTLAYQFPQNQFNALKTLVESLDASCASNWELRLYSRDPRLATKQVQKVVYPHSPHEIDELELRIGDYIYLNSDAVDNSSDGWAEGISWLTGAHGHLPVNYTERTAESDAWTLHRVVQLSKSITPSLTSAEECDMVDGRSISTETEEHQQSRHHRDLPHIGLHSADLIEGSSFNEDSEQSVEKYLRKTLKPCLDLHSLNNHHHLNQQQSTPLIEITPNSMSTPNASDIKVEPIQSAAPKADDTLSQHSAENSVSLSAKNRRVYIMRHGERVDFTFGTWIPYCFDEFNNYMRKDLNMPKALPKRNNCPDGWQNDSPLTNIGLYQASLIGEALYDARVKIDNVYCSPAYRCIQTCTSALEGLKLTGKHRIKLEPGLFEWMAWYPEGVPDWLNKEELREANYIIDNEYQPFVTVNNLNEGIKETTEDFYTRNYEVLKKIIETTTGNILIVAHATTLDTCTRQLIGEAPRNTNELRQVIHKIPYCSLANVEEIDGQWKLVEPECLPVTHSKNPRFEWNALTAT
- the Epp gene encoding ecdysteroid-phosphate phosphatase isoform X1; translation: MATLPPRKNPTPTRISKQHLTPLQTLLQMGFQKHRAEKALASTGNRGVQIASDWLLAHVNDNTLDECTPREYILYACPTGPFLQQLEEFWSKSRQVCGWNGAHNYVPHITLVSFFKAPDECSLQLSKALKQVVDMTGALLDRPIKLELYMSQNFMGFFVAEDDANYLKRLALQYVKEVSNSIISDTYEQLDAIVACFPWCGAVSSGNRCIPRSSRSISLEPHVKSLHLTLAYQFPQNQFNALKTLVESLDASCASNWELRLYSRDPRLATKQVQKVVYPHSPHEIDELELRIGDYIYLNSDAVDNSSDGWAEGISWLTGAHGHLPVNYTERTAESDAWTLHRVVQLSKSITPSLTSAEECDMVDGRSISTETEEHQQSRHHRDLPHIGLHSADLIEGSSFNEDSEQSVEKYLRKTLKPCLDLHSLNNHHHLNQQQSTPLIEITPNSMSTPNASDIKVEPIQSAAPKADDTLSQHSAENSVSLSAKNRRVYIMRHGERVDFTFGTWIPYCFDEFNNYMRKDLNMPKALPKRNNCPDGWQNDSPLTNIGLYQASLIGEALYDARVKIDNVYCSPAYRCIQTCTSALEGLKLTGKHRIKLEPGLFEWMAWYPEGVPDWLNKEELREANYIIDNEYQPFVTVNNLNEGIKETTEDFYTRNYEVLKKIIETTTGNILIVAHATTLDTCTRQLIGEAPRNTNELRQVIHKIPYCSLANVEEIDGQWKLVEPECLPVTHSKNPRFEWNALTAT